The Pecten maximus chromosome 11, xPecMax1.1, whole genome shotgun sequence genome has a segment encoding these proteins:
- the LOC117337228 gene encoding PH domain leucine-rich repeat-containing protein phosphatase 2-like isoform X2, with amino-acid sequence MATEAMRSESELELTNVTLDMPRGSDSSLSQVSIGSHASSQGSYASQGTTRGRNEDTQSFSAPYQGAEAWWSVGGFLEQGITHQSVGLSLHKHGEEETWDLSDSLADLYHEVNKRDKESLDQSNEEEEEPDNNNKAYSIDKQWIDQDTSNGFIRVFDSNSESSRLFPSTLSTTAQKICFQCGRPPNSLHIQFNGDIIRRLEPFDCPLALQNEYLQKIGYRDIHKIQEMGSNDSIPWLVKFYAGKPISDSTYSRNQLSAYAMVRKGKLLHQWVRRLCVVSGTRLQIYRDKNKNSKPTVVQLAKGTVEEVQVKGHELCLKLTSTLQGDRSVYLAFADDNTYSKWLRKTKKATAKLPSKADLSNCHLEFLPETVFINEDLSILNLRHNALKERPIEEDIYTIGWLDDLPRFSNLRSLNLADNDLQCFPISVCKMKTLTELNVASNKISEIPSEISDLTNLQMLHAHNNHLTSLPDNMWEMRSLKVVVLAFNHFTTVPEILLESHQTVFHQSLDSVIMAGNRVEKLPHEILSKMRHVKKIDLRMNSLTLLPSETAKFHMLENVTHLDVRDNHIPDLDVRSLKALEYLNCERNAMHTLQINGMSLKNLFASNNELQTFSINPKPEWLVNLEIACNKLKVLPLWVSECFFLVKLDGSHNRLQRLPDKLFVNARKLKILMLGHNCLTELPLEMESTVIEELHLQHNDLADLPQQLLCRASRLRYLNITMNNLEDMPPFPHTDGMNRLQELFMSGNNLGNAALPFACTFPRLKVLHVAHNNITDLHSRDINRLEVLQELNISGNLLRSLPSALCKHPKLQCLRVNANLLKELPDFKKSPNLKILDVGSNRLSELPVSKLMGSQVNLLDISGNPNLMVDSGELKGISNWKKISMVDMRGQNRSLLDLRQAPFDDVNQPWQSGLSQTSGMRNKLSVAIVNKPKFTNEVEGLFGMFDGGRNDEVTKILGDIICDTLLAESKTMTSQKDCMKYTMLAAHTKLRSTGQKVGAAAALCHIKKTTDGASTQHLLNVANVGDTEVVISRSGEAVSLSRLFLIQSDTEESQRICRSDGIITEDGRVSGVTFNTRLLGCSYLYPHILPDPYVTSVNLRQDDQLIIIANNGLWKYMSYQEAVDEIIDIPDPVRAAKRLQDLAQGYGSKESIGVLVVRLLLSDAERLRMKDILEEQYKYEQELLSEIAKRDAARDEERRRRKARKAKEEDAVPMDIYKFREDKRQHRKQVTEVFSMEQGAEESGEYVSLKSMSSDSNSSSVNSTNWESLLQQRLTSEVKDKEIEMVFGDELDADFGPDMDQVDSNWIQPGGKYLGDNAYHLGREIVKPPSPCEGTVLPKYEPFMGPVSRPVSVESIEFQKEYTQPFDIDRDAILFHQMQLARSKSRGASIDSMDSTQSVPVSGSIRQFDPPIKTSSHSIEVLIHRTASLPRKTEFGTSLPEARRSKGQKQRNDCGDEGSDEELEPAVEGRLDERVSLSDGTIRRGSSKKNKPIPSKRLSQEKAQRVEKENLDTNSVKVSKTGQEVYKSLEGNQCISTESVEQVFDFTNSEESVKFPHIEDIGRFSKSEESEGGIAYIEEIVEISDLEQFVMYNNDEDIILVDTFSLSDSEQVDSKEMADLKTDNADVYELPLYLGGSTDSDPAVHVFKAGVSDKPEEDMSVVSGYKGTKKDPKKHHAPAPPKPYLPPRTVPSKFQKNEILIDWKAYKPKKSRKAPSPPLPAHRPSSPPLPERATSPVHRTAPSPPPHEASAPPAKTSKRMPPPRPPLPSDHNSSVSNTNTSVPINGQREKVISTRPPPSLPPHRNTSLVSNGHHTVMAIEDLFAKVDQRKSPPESLKLAQDSNSLTSLKELYEMMEEDDEADANIEGWGQRSTRSVPKQGSQNSKAINVNYKDQVGNNLKQSDLNHQQKMPKTVSWDLLTSSGTQLNKSLSEQSLVITYL; translated from the exons gaCATGCCGCGGGGCAGTGACAGCTCCCTGAGCCAGGTCAGCATTGGCAGCCATGCTAGTTCCCAAGGGAGCTACGCTAGCCAGGGCACAACACGAGGACGCAATGAGGATACACAAAGCTTTAGTGCCCCCTACCAGGGAGCAGAGGCCTGGTGGAGCGTGGGTGGGTTCCTAGAACAGGGAATAACTCACCAAAGTGTGGGGTTATCTCTTCACAAACATGGCGAGGAGGAAACATGGGATCTATCTGATTCGCTGGCAGATCTCTACCATGAGGTCAATAAACGAGACAAAGAATctcttgaccaatcaaatgagGAGGAAGAAGAACCGGACAATAACAACAAGGCATACAGTATTGACAAACAGTGGATAGACCAGGACACCAGTAATGGATTTATTCGTGTGTTTGATTCCAACTCGGAATCCTCAAGACTTTTTCCATCCACATTGTCAACTACTGCACAGAAGATATGTTTTCAGTGTGGGAGGCCGCCAAACTCCCTCCACATTCAGTTTAATGGGGACATCATTCGCAGGCTGGAACCTTTTGATTGTCCACTGGCACTACAGAATGAGTACCTACAGAAGATCGGCTATAGggatatacacaaaatacaggAAATGGGATCTAACGACAGCATACCATGGCTTGTGAAGTTCTACGCAG GGAAGCCTATTTCTGACAGCACATACTCACGGAATCAGTTGTCAGCATATGCCATGGTAAGGAAAGGGAAACTACTCCATCAGTGGGTCCGGAGGCTGTGTGTAGTGTCTGGTACCCGGCTTCAGATATACCGGG ACAAAAATAAGAATTCCAAACCAACTGTTGTTCAACTGGCCAAAGGAACTGTGGAAGAGGtccaggtcaaaggtcatgagCTCTGTCTGAAGTTGACATCAACACTCCAAGGTGACCGATCAGTTTATCTGGCATTTGCCGATGACAACACTTATTCAAAATGGCTCAGGAAAACAAAAAAG GCAACAGCCAAGCTGCCATCTAAGGCGGACTTATCTAACTGTCACCTGGAGTTCCTGCCAGAGACTGTGTTCATCAACGAAGATTTAAGTATCCTCAACCTCCGCCATAATGCCCTCAAAGAACGGCCCATAGAAGAGGATATATACACCATCGGCTGGCTCGATGACCTGCCAAG gtTTAGTAACTTACGGAGTCTAAATCTGGCAGACAATGATCTCCAATGTTTCCCTATATCCGTTTGTAAGATGAAAACTCTTACAGAACTCAACGTGGCAAGTAACAAAATCTCGGAGATTCCCTCGGAAATCTCTGACCTTACCAA TTTACAGATGCTGCACGCTCATAACAACCACCTGACGTCCTTACCTGACAATATGTGGGAGATGAGGTCACTCAAGGTCGTTGTTCTTGCGTTTAACCACTTTACCACAGTGCCAGAGATTCTATTGGAGAGTCATCAGACTGTGTTCCATCAGAGCCTTGACAGTGTTATCATGGCAGGGAATCGAGTGGAAAAACTGCCACACGAAATCCTCAGTAAAATGAGGCATGTGAAAAAAATTGACCTGCGTATGAATTCTCTGACATTATTACCCAGTGAAACGGCCAAATTCCACATGTTGGAAAATGTGACACATCTAGATGTGCGAGACAATCATATTCCTGATCTGGACGTGCGGTCACTGAAAGCTTTGGAGTATTTGAACTGTGAAAGAAATGCAATGCACACTCTTCAGATTAATGGGATGTCATTGAAAAACCTTTTCGCTTCAAACAATG aaCTGCAGACATTTTCTATCAATCCAAAACCAGAATGGCTAGTCAATTTAGAAATAGCTTG CAATAAATTAAAGGTGCTACCGTTATGGGTGTCGGAGTGTTTCTTCCTGGTAAAACTTGATGGCAGTCATAACCGACTACAGCGGCTCCCAGACAA acTGTTTGTGAATGCCAGGAAGTTGAAGATTCTGATGCTCGGCCACAACTGCCTGACTGAGTTGCCGTTGGAGATGGAGTCTACGGTGATAGAAGAGCTCCACCTACAGCACAATGACCTTGCTGACCTTCCACAACAACTCCTCTGCCGCGCGTCAAG ATTGCGGTACCTGAACATCACAATGAACAACCTGGAGGACATGCCACCATTTCCACATACTGATGGCATGAACAGGCTACAGGAGTTGTTTATGTCGGGGAATAACTTGGGGAATGCTGCCCTGCCCTTTGCCTGTACCTTCCCTCGGCTCAAGGTCCTACATGTAGCTCACAACAACATCACCGACCTCCACAGCAG GGATATCAATAGGCTAGAGGTGCTGCAGGAGCTGAACATATCTGGTAACCTCTTGCGGTCCCTTCCTTCTGCTCTGTGTAAACACCCCAAACTACAGTGTCTCCGGGTCAATGCCAACCTCCTCAAGGAACTCCCGGACTTCAAAAAGTCCCCTAACCTTAAG ATACTGGATGTAGGATCCAATCGTCTATCCGAGCTACCGGTCAGTAAACTGATGGGATCACAGGTAAACCTGCTGGACATCTCCGGGAACCCTAACCTGATGGTGGACAGTGGCGAGCTCAAAGGCATCAG CAACTGGAAGAAGATCAGTATGGTTGATATGAGGGGACAGAATCGTTCCCTACTGGATCTACGGCAGGCCCCATTTGATGACGTGAACCAGCCCTGGCAGTCCGGTCTGTCTCAGACTTCAGGCATGAGAAACAA ACTGTCTGTTGCCATTGTAAACAAGCCAAAGTTCACCAATGAAGTGGAGGGACTGTTTGGGATGTTTGATGGTGGCCGTAATGATGAGGTGACTAAGATCCTAGGGGACATCATATGTGACACCCTTCTAGCCGAGTCCAAGACGATGACGTCACAGAAAGATTGCATGAAGTACACCATGTTGGCTGCACATAC TAAGCTGAGGAGCACAGGTCAGAAGGTTGGTGCTGCTGCAGCTTTGTGTCATATCAAAAAGACCACAGACGGAGCTAGCACGCAGCATCTGCTCAACGTAGCTAATGTGGGTGACACGGAGGTGGTCATCAGTCGGAGTGGTGAGGCTGTGTCTCTCTCACGTCTGTTTTTGATCCAGTCTGATACAGAGGAGAGCCAGAGGATCTGCCGTTCAGACGGCATCATCACAGAG GATGGCCGTGTGAGTGGGGTGACGTTCAACACAAGACTACTTGGATGTAGTTACCTGTACCCACATATTCTTCCCGATCCCTATGTCACCAGTGTCAACTTGAGACAGGACGACCAGCTTATTATTATTGCTAACAATGGTCTGTGGAAGTATATGTCGTACCAGGAGGCTGTGGACGAGATCATTGACATACCTGACCCTGTTCGGGCGGCCAAGCGTCTTCAGGATCTTGCTCAGGGATATGGGTCTAAGGAGAGTATTGGAGTCTTGGTTGTCAGACTTCTTTTGTCAGACGCTGAACGTCTGAGGATGAAAGACATCCTTGAGGAGCAATATAAGTATGAGCAAGAACTTTTGAGTGAGATTGCCAAAAGAGATGCAGCTCGGGATGAGGAGAGGCGTAGGAGGAAGGCAAGAAAAGCCAAGGAGGAAGATGCAGTACCAATGGACATCTATAAATTTCGTGAAGATAAAAGGCAACACAGGAAACAGGTTACAGAGGTATTCAGCATGGAGCAAGGTGCAGAGGAAAGTGGAGAATATGTGAGTTTGAAAAGCATGAGCTCAGATTCAAATAGTAGTTCTGTTAATTCAACCAACTGGGAATCTCTTCTGCAGCAGCGACTGACAAGTGAGGTGAAGGACAAGGAGATCGAGATGGTGTTTGGGGATGAGTTGGATGCAGACTTCGGTCCAGACATGGATCAGGTGGATTCAAACTGGATACAGCCAGGAGGTAAATACCTTGGTGATAATGCCTATCACCTAGGCAGAGAAATAGTGAAACCTCCATCTCCGTGTGAAGGTACTGTACTACCCAAGTATGAGCCGTTCATGGGTCCTGTATCAAGACCGGTCTCTGTGGAATCCATTGAATTTCAAAAAGAATATACCCAGCCATTTGACATAGACAGGGATGCCATATTGTTTCATCAGATGCAGCTTGCTCGGTCAAAGAGTCGGGGAGCTAGTATTGACAGCATGGACTCCACACAGTCTGTCCCAGTGAGTGGGTCAATTAGACAGTTTGATCCTCCTATTAAAACATCCTCTCACAGTATAGAGGTCCTCATCCATAGAACGGCATCCTTGCCAAGGAAAACTGAGTTTGGGACATCCCTTCCCGAGGCCCGGAGGTCAAAAGGTCAGAAACAAAGAAATGATTGTGGTGATGAAGGTTCTGATGAGGAGTTGGAGCCTGCAGTTGAGGGCAGACTTGATGAAAGAGTGTCTCTGTCTGATGGAACTATTAGAAGAGGATCGTCCAAAAAGAACAAACCTATTCCTTCAAAAAGATTATCACAAGAAAAGGCGCAAAGAgtagaaaaagaaaatttggaCACAAATAGTGTCAAAGTGTCAAAAACTGGACAAGAGGTGTACAAGTCATTGGAAGGAAACCAATGTATTTCTACAGAATCAGTGGAGCAAGTATTCGATTTTACAAACTCTGAAGAAAGTGTAAAATTCCCTCATATTGAAGATATTGGTAGATTTTCTAAGTCGGAAGAATCAGAAGGTGGAATTGCTTATATAGAGGAAATAGTTGAAATTTCAGATTTAGAGCAATTTGTTATGTACAATAATGATGAAGATATCATTCTTGTAGACACATTTAGTCTTTCTGATAGTGAACAAGTTGATTCGAAGGAGATGGCCGATCTAAAGACTGATAATGCCGATGTGTATGAGCTTCCTTTGTATCTGGGAGGTAGCACAGACAGTGACCCTGCTGTGCATGTTTTCAAGGCTGGTGTTTCAGACAAACCTGAGGaagatatgtctgttgtcaGCGGATACAAAGGCACCAAGAAAGATCCGAAAAAACATCATGCACCTGCACCCCCAAAACCTTACCTACCCCCAAGAACTGTCCCATccaaatttcagaaaaatgaaattttgatagATTGGAAAGCATATAAACCAAAAAAATCAAGGAAAGCACCCTCTCCACCTCTACCTGCCCATAGACCTTCATCACCTCCCCTCCCAGAAAGAGCAACATCTCCAGTTCACAGAACGGCTCCTTCACCCCCTCCTCATGAAGCCTCAGCTCCCCCAGCTAAAACAAGTAAGAGGATGCCCCCTCCTAGGCCTCCATTGCCATCAGACCATAACTCAAGTGTTTCCAACACGAACACTAGTGTTCCAATAAATGGCCAGAGGGAGAAGGTCATTTCAACTAGACCTCCCCCTTCTCTGCCTCCACATAGAAACACTAGTCTCGTAAGTAATGGCCACCACACTGTGATGGCTATTGAGGATCTGTTTGCCAAAGTCGATCAACGGAAGAGTCCTCCAGAATCCCTGAAACTTGCCCAAGACTCAAACTCTCTCACTAGTCTCAAGGAGCTCTACGAAATGATGGAAGAAGATGATGAGGCAGATGCCAACATTGAGGGctggggtcaaaggtcaaccaGGAGTGTGCCTAAGCAAGGAAGTCAAAATTCAAAGGCAATAAATGTGAATTACAAAGACCAGGTGGGCAACAATCTAAAACAAAGTGACCTAAATCACCAGCAAAAGATGCCAAAAACAGTTTCTTGGGATTTATTAACTTCTTCAGGTACTCAACTCAACAAATCTCTGTCAGAGCAAAGCTTGGTTATCACCTACCTATAA